One segment of Colius striatus isolate bColStr4 chromosome 23, bColStr4.1.hap1, whole genome shotgun sequence DNA contains the following:
- the VSIG10L2 gene encoding LOW QUALITY PROTEIN: V-set and immunoglobulin domain-containing protein 10-like 2 (The sequence of the model RefSeq protein was modified relative to this genomic sequence to represent the inferred CDS: deleted 1 base in 1 codon; substituted 1 base at 1 genomic stop codon): MGRGPWLLWLLPALAGGQPLAAEDAAYEERRVTGVRGQALELSCGPTASAPPAAVFWSFAASGSGPPRAVAVGSGREAAVAADSAALGRVSLRNGTLELRELREGARGRFLCQGLFPERGRLRVAYAAVLLRVLVPVSKPFVRPTAAAAAEGAAVALTCAVREGTEPLSFSWQHLQPRGSPSASPPRLGDSGAELRLTPANRSHAGWYICTVGNEVNNHTSEPVYLDIVYGPDEPAISVEPFSPEHGGFSAGEREDVVLSCLAPSNPPSRYIWLHNGSQVHTGQIYVLASIARAQAGTYTCLAENTHLQTRTQATIVLTVYYPPAGSPSCSALATGDLRDVALQCRWLGGFPPARLRWVGPGTPVEEEEEEEGVRGTTFSMATSIQPGVATRNGSSFSCLASHPALPQGAACGVTVWLPAGGPSCAAAATKGDEYVMLRCGWEGGTPPVTLRWWDSGGHPLGDPTPSTALLVLRPAASSGLRGRGFTCQAAHPLRASRTECRLRLGKLGPSLLCSALXWGHRELQLSVAHVSPFSPHAEVPALEVERSEVAVLEGGEARLACRHRGDGAALGATVAWYDPKGREVTLGLAKYRLERGGTWLNLTLREAEWPGDGGTYRCAAANAVGTASLAVRLRVERYPAPPNVTISKLRYTRARTEVRLEWRTQGAGNLTGFVVQRRQAKKLPRRVPGPWETAAGDIEPHFRDRRLGGLDPAVLYAFRVLAVNHRTAGHPSEVQTPAEPPFEAYPAVTGAAVAGMLVATAASLLAVRWVAHHRAALPRLHDLLFRTAGPGARRPSGTPEDAEATAGGEDGAAAAPGAPGAEPLSALPDSPDEPPLNAPTGTATAPP; this comes from the exons ATGGGGCGCGGACCGtggctgctctggctgctgccgGCGCTGGCGGGGG GGCAGCCGCTGGCAGCCGAGGACGCGGCGTACGAGGAGCGGCGGGTGACGGGGGTGCGGGGCCAGGCGCTGGAGCTGAGCTGCGGTCCCACGGCCTCGGCCCCGCCGGCCGCCGTCTTCTGGAGCTTCGCGGCGAGCGGCTCCGGGCCGCCGCGGGCCGTGGCCGTGGGCtcggggcgggaggcggcggtggcggcggacTCGGCGGCTCTGGGCCGGGTGTCGCTGCGGAACGGGACGCTGGAGCTGCGGGAGCTGCGGGAGGGAGCCCGGGGCCGATTCCTCTGCCAGGGACTCTTCCCGGAGCGCGGGCGGCTCCGCGTCGCCTACGCCGCCGTCCTGCTCCGCGTCCTGG tgcccgtcTCCAAGCCCTTCGTGCGGccgacggcggcggcggcggcggaagGGGCTGCGGTGGCCCTGACCTGCGCCGTGCGGGAGGGGACGGAGCCGCTGAGCTTCTCCtggcagcacctgcagccccGGGGGAGTCCCTCAGCATCCCCCCCGCGGCTGGGGGACTCCGGGGCAGAGCTGCGCCTGACGCCAGCCAACCGCAGCCACGCCGGCTGGTACATCTGTACCGTGGGCAACGAGGTCAACAACCACACCAGCGAGCCCGTCTACCTGGACATCGTCT ATGGTCCCGACGAGCCAGCCATCAGCGTGGAGCCCTTCTCCCCCGAGCACGGGGGCTTCTCTGCGGGCGAGCGGGAGGAcgtggtgctgagctgcctggctccCTCCAACCCCCCCAGCCGTTACATCTGGCTCCACAACGGTTCCCAAGTCCACACCGGCCAGATCTACGTGTTGGCATCCATCGCCCGTGCCCAGGCGGGCACCTACACCTGCCTGGCTGAAAACACCCACCTCCAAACCCGTACCCAGGCCACCATCGTCCTCACCGTCTACT ATCCCCCAGCTGGGAGCCccagctgctctgccctggccaCCGGTGACCTGCGGGACGTGGCCCTGCAGTGCCGCTGGCTGGGCGGCTTC CCCCCGGCACGGCTGCGCTGGGTGGGCCCCGGGACCCccgtggaggaggaggaggaggaagagggggtGAGAGGGACGACTTTTTCCATGGCCACCAGCATCCAGCCAGGGGTGGCCACCAGGAATGGCAGCTCCTTCTCCTGCCTGGCCTCCCACCCCGCGCTGCCGCAGGGGGCTGCGTGTGGGGTCACTGTGT GGCTCCCAGCCGGCGGCCCCTCCTGCGCCGCGGCGGCCACCAAAGGCGACGAGTACGTGATGCTGCGGTGCGGCTGGGAGGGGGGCACGCCGCCCGTCACCCTGCGCTGGTGGGACAGCGGGGGACACCCCTTGGGTGACCCCACACCCTCCACCGCCCTCCTGGTGCTGAGACCTGCCGCCAGCAGCGGTTTGAGGGGCCGGGGTTTCACCTGCCAGGCCGCCCACCCGCTCCGGGCCAGCCGCACCGAGTGCCGCCTGCGGCTCGGTAAGCTGGGGCCgtccctgctgtgctcagccctgtgatgggggcacagggagctgcagctttctgtTGCTCACGTCtcccccttttctccccacgcaGAGGTGCCGGCGctggaggtggagaggagcgaGGTGGCGGTGCTGGAGGGCGGCGAGGCGCGCTTGGCGTGCCGGCACCGCGGCGACGGGGCGGCTCTGGGTGCCACCGTGGCTTGGTACGACCCAAAGGGACGGGAGGTGACGCTGGGGTTGGCCAAGTACCGCTTGGAGCGGGGAGGAACGTGGCTCAACCTCACGCTCCGGGAAGCCGAGTGGCCTGGGGACGGCGGGACCTACCGCTGCGCCGCCGCCAACGCCGTGGGCACCGCCAGCCTCGCCGTCCGCCTCCGCGTGGAAC GGTACCCGGCTCCCCCCAACGTCACCATCAGCAAGCTGCGCTACACGCGGGCGCGCACCGAGGTGCGGCTGGAGTGGCGGACTCAGGGCGCCGGGAACCTCACGGGCTTCGTGGTGCAACGGCGTCAGGCCAAGAAACTGCCCCGGCGGGTGCCAGGCCCCTGGGAGACGGCCGCCGGTGACATCGAGCCCCATTTCCGCGACCGGCGCCTGGGGGGGTTGGACCCGGCCGTGCTTTACGCCTTCAGGGTCCTGGCCGTCAACCACCGGACGGCCGGGCACCCCTCCGAGGTGCAGACGCCAG CCGAGCCTCCCTTTGAAGCCTACCCAGCGGTGACGGGGGCCGCGGTGGCAGGGATGCTGGTGGCCACCGCAGCGTCTCTCCTGGCCGTGCGCTGGGTCGCCCACCACCGCGCTGCCCTCCCGC ggctgcacgACCTGCTGTTCCGCAC ggccGGGCCCGGCGCACGGCGGCCCAGCGGCACCCCGGAGGATGCCGAAGCGACGGCAGGCGGAGAGGATGGAGCAGCGGCGGCCCCGGGAGCCCCCGGCGCAG AGCCGCTCTCAGCGCTGCCCGACAGCCCCGACGAGCCCCCGCTGAACGCGCCCACCGGCACCGCGACGGCTCCGCCGTGA
- the HYLS1 gene encoding centriolar and ciliogenesis-associated protein HYLS1 isoform X2, with amino-acid sequence MEGLRTRYDWAPLDAEELSPSSTQRGGGEEQPRPRHGEDPYVEASFALGVHPPLPPFPEDGKSSRRLVMKRKVLRHRPDGGVEVSDESVSSEQESDSEVGSLRHKMLQLRMSADDSISEGEIEGSSGESLQHWPCEDNPSSLLEDFGSQSSLPSQHSTVVEQPKSFIPPRFEPLGRNRGKTDRVAKYLEYKREWEKFRIPGQEPHQELRWSIREQMLCKPDPPLKSTHVYVPNTYVVPTDKKRAALRWEGVKSCD; translated from the exons ATGGAGGGGCTGAGGACCAGGTATGATTGGGCCCCTCTGGATGCTGAGGAGCTGAGCCCATCGTCCACCCAGCGAGGAGGCGGCGAGGAGCAGCCACGGCCCCGTCACGGGGAGGATCCCTACGTCGAGGCCTCCTTTGCTTTGGGAGTTCATCCaccccttcctccttttcctgaggaTGGCAAGTCATCCAGGAGGCTGGTGATGAAGAGGAAGGTGCTGAGGCACAGACCTGACGGAGGAGTGGAGGTGTCTGATGAGTCAGTGAGCAGCGAGCAGGAGAGCGACAGCGAGGTCGGGAGCCTCAGGCACAAGATGCTGCAGCTGAGGATGAGCGCGGACGACAGCATCTCCGAGGGGGAAATCGAGGGGAGCAGCGGTGAATCCCTTCAGCATTGGCCCTGTGAGGATaatccctcctctctcctcGAGGATTTTGGGAGCCAGAGCTCTCTTCCTTCTCAACACAGCACCGTGGTGGAACAACCCAAGTCCTTCATCCCTCCTCGCTTCGAACCTTTGGGCCGCAACCGGGGAAAAACCGACCGAGTGGCCAAATACCTGGAATATAAACGTGAGTGGGAGAAATTCCGAATCCCAGGGCAGGAGCCACACCAGGAACTACGCTGGAGCATCCGGGAACAGATGCTCTGCAAACCTGACCCTCCTCTCAAGTCCACTCACGTTTACGTTCCCAACACTTACGTCGTGCCCACCGACAAAAAACGAGCTGCCCTGCGCTGGGAG GGGGTTAAATCTTGTGATTAA
- the RPUSD4 gene encoding pseudouridylate synthase RPUSD4, mitochondrial: protein MAAASGGVRWPRWRPAAAAGLARAVRGFCCSGRAAKEEPLRAEQLAERLRAGKIEEKQREIPRDPAQRRLRELAALSKRLQQVHPNVLAKVLKERTVYQNEEIVVINKPYGLPVHGGPGIKNCIADVLPILAKMLENRMKSEPLHLCHRLDKETTGVMVLARNKEVADRIRLLFKTRQVEKTYWAISLGNPDPTEGTVEIPIVEKEVQSHQPHYKMTLAPNYRLSPEDGRVVKIRKNRNAETAVTRYRLLAHSAACSLLELQPITGVKHQIRVHLAYGLGCPILGDHKYSHWSKLAPQKLPEITLKRLKLEQSKARYLPLHLHAHRLSLPLGQQIDLVCKPPLFFQKALKRLELDFTKD, encoded by the exons atGGCGGCGGCGAGCGGCGGCGTGCGGTGGCCGCGGTGGCGGCCGGCGGCAGCCGCGGGCCTAGCCCGGGCGGTTCGCGGCTTCTGCTGCAGCGGGAGGGCGGCGAAGGAGGAGCCGCTGCGGGCCGAGCAGCTGGCGGAGcggctgagggcagggaagaTCGAGGAGAAGCAGCGGGAG ATCCCCAGAGACCCCGCGCAAAggcggctgcgggagctggCGGCGCTGAGCAAGCGGCTGCAGCAAGTTCACCCCAACGTCCTGGCTAAAGTGCTGAAGGAGAGAACCGTGTATCAAAACGAGGAGATCGTGGTGATCAACAAACCCTACGGCCTCCCCGTCCACG GTGGCCCTGGGATCAAGAATTGCATCGCTGATGTGCTGCCAATTTTGGCCAAGATGTTGGAGAATAGAATGAAAAGTGAACCCCTTCACCTCTGCCACCGGCTGGACAAAGAGACCACGGGGGTGATGGTGCTGGCACGGAACAAGGAGGTGGCTGACAGGATCCGGCTTCTCTTCAAAACTCGTCAGGTGGAGAAGACCTACTG ggCAATTAGCCTGGGGAACCCAGACCCCACCGAGGGCACCGTGGAGATCCCCATTGTGGAGAAGGAGGTGCAGAGCCACCAGCCTCACTACAAG ATGACACTGGCCCCCAACTATCGCCTGTCTCCAGAGGACGGGAGGGTGGTGAAGATCCGGAAGAACCGCAACGCCGAGACGGCCGTGACGCGGTACCGCCTCCTGGCCcactctgctgcctgctctctgctggAGCTCCAGCCCATCACAG GTGTGAAGCACCAGATCCGGGTTCACTTGGCCTATGGGTTGGGGTGCCCCATCCTGGGGGATCACAAATATTCACACTGGAGCAAGCTGGCACCTCAG AAGCTTCCTGAAATCACCTTGAAGAGGCtgaagctggagcagagcaaggCTCGCTACCTCCCCCTCCACCTCCATGCCCACCGGCTCTCCCTGCCCCTGGGCCAGCAGATAGACCTCGTTTGCAAGCCACCCCTCT
- the HYLS1 gene encoding centriolar and ciliogenesis-associated protein HYLS1 isoform X1, producing the protein MEGLRTRYDWAPLDAEELSPSSTQRGGGEEQPRPRHGEDPYVEASFALGVHPPLPPFPEDGKSSRRLVMKRKVLRHRPDGGVEVSDESVSSEQESDSEVGSLRHKMLQLRMSADDSISEGEIEGSSGESLQHWPCEDNPSSLLEDFGSQSSLPSQHSTVVEQPKSFIPPRFEPLGRNRGKTDRVAKYLEYKREWEKFRIPGQEPHQELRWSIREQMLCKPDPPLKSTHVYVPNTYVVPTDKKRAALRWEVRWDLAKGLLPRKYTSF; encoded by the coding sequence ATGGAGGGGCTGAGGACCAGGTATGATTGGGCCCCTCTGGATGCTGAGGAGCTGAGCCCATCGTCCACCCAGCGAGGAGGCGGCGAGGAGCAGCCACGGCCCCGTCACGGGGAGGATCCCTACGTCGAGGCCTCCTTTGCTTTGGGAGTTCATCCaccccttcctccttttcctgaggaTGGCAAGTCATCCAGGAGGCTGGTGATGAAGAGGAAGGTGCTGAGGCACAGACCTGACGGAGGAGTGGAGGTGTCTGATGAGTCAGTGAGCAGCGAGCAGGAGAGCGACAGCGAGGTCGGGAGCCTCAGGCACAAGATGCTGCAGCTGAGGATGAGCGCGGACGACAGCATCTCCGAGGGGGAAATCGAGGGGAGCAGCGGTGAATCCCTTCAGCATTGGCCCTGTGAGGATaatccctcctctctcctcGAGGATTTTGGGAGCCAGAGCTCTCTTCCTTCTCAACACAGCACCGTGGTGGAACAACCCAAGTCCTTCATCCCTCCTCGCTTCGAACCTTTGGGCCGCAACCGGGGAAAAACCGACCGAGTGGCCAAATACCTGGAATATAAACGTGAGTGGGAGAAATTCCGAATCCCAGGGCAGGAGCCACACCAGGAACTACGCTGGAGCATCCGGGAACAGATGCTCTGCAAACCTGACCCTCCTCTCAAGTCCACTCACGTTTACGTTCCCAACACTTACGTCGTGCCCACCGACAAAAAACGAGCTGCCCTGCGCTGGGAGGTGCGCTGGGACCTGGCCAAGGGCCTCCTCCCCCGAAAATACACCTCCTTCTAG